In Raphanus sativus cultivar WK10039 chromosome 5, ASM80110v3, whole genome shotgun sequence, the following proteins share a genomic window:
- the LOC108859721 gene encoding MLP-like protein 165, producing the protein MVTEEIEVDVEIKSPANMFHMFVGRLQHLPKATRYIQGCDLLEGDWGMVGSIVLWKLLFDGEEIVSKDMIEAMDFEKNVIQLRVLEGPLKTVYNSLLKTMKVSPNHGGPGSTVKWNVKYERIDENVAHPERQLQFLVEVTKQVDGYLLSEE; encoded by the exons ATGGTAACGGAGGAAATTGAGGTAGACGTGGAGATCAAATCTCCGGCTAATATGTTCCACATGTTCGTCGGAAGATTACAACATCTGCCCAAAGCCACTCGCTACATTCAGGGATGTGATTTGCTCGAAGGGGACTGGGGCATGGTTGGAAGCATAGTCTTGTGGAAACTACTTTTTG ATGGAGAGGAAATAGTGTCAAAAGATATGATCGAGGCGATGGATTTTGAGAAGAATGTTATTCAGTTGAGAGTGTTAGAGGGACCTCTTAAGACAGTGTACAACAGCCTCTTGAAAACGATGAAGGTGAGCCCTAACCATGGAGGACCAGGAAGCACGGTAAAGTGGAACGTGAAGTACGAGAGGATTGATGAGAACGTTGCTCACCCTGAGAGGCAGCTCCAGTTCTTGGTCGAAGTGACTAAACAGGTCGACGGATACCTCTTATCTGAGGAATAA
- the LOC108863482 gene encoding probable LRR receptor-like serine/threonine-protein kinase At2g16250 has protein sequence MVDHHHRRSSFFFFLSSLLFLLLSLDCLLLVATAKSQTRFDERLALLRLRSTLGLRGTDWPIKGDPCLVWRGIQCDLNGSVVVVGINISGFKRTRIGKRNPRFFSSLEPLANLTSLLYFNASGFALPGSLPDWFALTLTTLRVLDLTSCSLTGVVPVTLGNLTTLITLNLSRNGLTGLVPSSLGGLSSLNEIDLSKNSLTGPLPDSFTSLLNLTSLDVSGNYLTGPIPIGVGSLSKLLYLNLSSNSFSSSIPPQLGDLVNLVDLDLSVNSLSGSVPVEFRKLTNLKSLVVSDNLLSGALPDDLFGSGANNSQLESLVLRENGFFGYLPDACWSLPMLKNLDVAENNFTGTLPNSTTSSGDAGVVVVVVNISSNMFYGELTPILTRFSAVDLSGNYFEGQVPDYVVRANASVTRNCLRDEKRQKSSEDCSSFYTAKGLEFDAFGRPNITKPSSGKASKGISHMTVIILAAVGGGIGFILIVILVALCIRRRRRRGSGGVNNDRPTTKPVTEASQPPKGGQTFDLSRLGNAFAFEQLLQATEEFGDANLIKHGHSGSLFRGFLDNGTPVVIKKIDAKESKNEGYISAELQVFSKAGQHQRLVPFLGHCLESESQKVLVYKYMRNGDLASSLFRKSDNEGGDGLKSLDWITRLKIALGAAEGLAYLHHECSPPLVHRDVQASSILLDDKFDVRLGSLSEVYAQADVYQSRISRLLRLPQSTEASSSGAANATCSYDVYCFGKVLLELVTGKLGISSPDNAEAKAYMEEALKYISTNEKELVTKILDPSLLVDEDLLEEVWAMAIIAKSCLNPKPTRRPLMRHIVNALENPLKVVREDNNSGSGGSSRLRTNSSRGSWNAAIFGSWRQSASDVTGVHQAGGGGNGNSGSQGSSGRNNNNGNSSSRRRQSSEIVPEPPGYGEDV, from the exons ATGGTTGATCATCATCATCGGAGAagctcattcttcttcttcttgtcttcctTACTGTTCTTGCTACTCTCCCTCGACTGCTTACTCCTTGTTGCTACTGCGAAATCACAAACTCGATTCGACGAGCGTCTCGCTCTGCTCCGTCTCAGGTCCACTCTCGGCCTACGAGGAACAGACTGGCCAATCAAAGGCGACCCTTGCCTCGTCTGGAGAGGCATACAATGCGATCTAAACGGAAGCGTCGTCGTCGTCGGGATCAACATCTCAGGCTTCAAAAGGACGAGAATCGGCAAGAGAAACCCGCGCTTCTTCTCCTCCCTCGAACCGCTCGCTAACCTCACCTCCTTACTCTACTTCAACGCGTCTGGATTCGCGTTACCCGGCTCCCTCCCCGACTGGTTCGCCCTCACCTTAACGACGCTCCGTGTCTTGGATCTCACCTCTTGTTCATTGACAGGTGTCGTCCCCGTGACGCTAGGTAACCTAACCACCTTGATTACCTTGAATCTCTCTCGTAACGGCCTCACCGGTTTGGTTCCGAGCAGTTTGGGAGGTTTGTCGAGTCTCAACGAGATCGATCTCTCTAAGAACTCCCTCACCGGACCTCTCCCTGATTCTTTCACCTCGTTGCTGAACCTGACGAGTCTCGATGTTTCTGGTAACTACCTCACCGGTCCGATCCCGATCGGTGTTGGATCGCTATCGAAGCTACTCTATCTGAACCTCTCCAGCAATAGCTTCTCTTCTTCGATTCCTCCTCAGCTGGGAGATCTGGTCAATCTCGTTGACCTTGATCTCAGCGTCAACTCCTTGTCCGGTTCGGTTCCTGTAGAGTTTCGAAAGTTAACGAATCTGAAGAGCTTGGTGGTTAGTGATAACCTCTTGAGTGGAGCTTTGCCTGATGATTTGTTTGGTTCTGGTGCTAATAATAGCCAGCTTGAGAGTTTAGTTCTGAGAGAAAACGGTTTCTTCGGTTATCTACCTGACGCGTGTTGGTCTTTGCCTATGTTAAAGAACCTCGACGTTGCTGAGAACAACTTTACAGGAACGCTGCCGAACTCTACTACTAGCTCTGGTGATGCtggggtggtggtggtggtggttaaTATCTCCTCGAACATGTTCTACGGCGAGCTCACGCCGATTCTCACGAGGTTCAGTGCCGTGGACCTCTCTGGTAACTACTTCGAAGGTCAGGTTCCGGATTATGTGGTGAGAGCAAACGCGTCTGTCACCAGAAACTGTCTTCGGGATGAGAAGAGACAGAAGTCTTCAGAAGATTGTTCGTCGTTCTACACGGCTAAAGGACTAGAGTTTGATGCTTTCGGACGGCCTAACATCACGAAACCTAGTTCGGGGAAGGCTTCTAAAGGGATAAGCCACATGACTGTGATTATATTAGCTGCAGTTGGTGGAGGGATTGGTTTTATTCTGATTGTCATTCTTGTGGCTTTATGTATAcgtcgaagaagaagaagaggaagcggAGGGGTGAACAATGATAGGCCTACTACTAAACCTGTAACGGAAGCTTCTCAGCCACCTAAAGGAGGACAGACTTTTGATTTGTCGCGTCTTGGGAACGCGTTTGCGTTTGAGCAGCTTCTCCAAGCGACGGAGGAGTTCGGTGACGCTAATCTTATCAAACATGGCCATTCCGGGAGTTTGTTCCGCGGGTTTTTGGATAATGGAACACCCGTTGTTATTAAAAAGATCGATGCGAAGGAGAGTAAAAACGAAGGGTATATATCAGCAGAGCTTCAGGTGTTTAGTAAAGCTGGACAACACCAGAGGCTGGTTCCTTTTCTTGGACACTGCTTGGAGAGTGAGAGCCAGAAGGTTTTGGTGTACAAGTATATGAGGAACGGAGACTTGGCTAGCTCTTTGTTTAGGAAGTCAGATAACGAAGGTGGTGATGGGTTGAAGTCTTTGGATTGGATAACGAGGTTGAAGATTGCTCTTGGTGCAGCCGAGGGACTAGCTTATTTGCATCACGAGTGTTCTCCACCTCTTGTTCATAG GGATGTGCAAGCAAGTAGCATACTTCTAGATGATAAATTCGATGTACGTCTCGGAAGCCTAAGCGAGGTATATGCTCAAGCTGATGTTTACCAAAGCAGGATTTCTCGTTTACTTCGGTTACCACA ATCGACTGAAGCATCCTCTTCAG GTGCAGCAAATGCAACATGCTCCTATGATGTCTACTGCTTTGGCAAAGTGTTACTTGAGCTAGTCACGGGgaagctggggatcagctcgcCAGACAACGCAGAAGCAAAAGCCTACATGGAAGAAGCTTTGAAATACATAAGCACAAACGAGAAGGAACTGGTAACAAAGATCTTAGACCCGTCGTTATTGGTGGACGAGGATCTTCTAGAAGAAGTATGGGCGATGGCTATCATCGCAAAGTCATGCCTAAACCCAAAACCAACAAGACGGCCGTTAATGAGACACATTGTGAACGCTCTTGAGAATCCGTTGAAAGTAGTGAGAGAGGATAACAACTCTGGCTCGGGAGGCTCTTCACGGTTGAGAACAAACTCCTCTAGGGGTTCTTGGAACGCTGCTATATTTGGGAGCTGGAGGCAGAGCGCGTCGGATGTAACAGGTGTCCATCAAGCTGGAGGTGGTGGTAATGGAAACTCGGGGTCGCAAGGGAGTAGTGGAAGGAACAATAACAATGGGAACTCATCGTCGAGAAGACGGCAGTCTAGTGAGATTGTGCCTGAACCTCCTGGTTACGGTGAAGATGTGTAA
- the LOC108861957 gene encoding cell division control protein 48 homolog C-like gives MAMRGLSGGINMGRLSRMMDSCSKDLTTAEDIVDHLRSTTREYERSKKNALLINVRKILKSKRLKEEEEEEEDDNSGDQGKRKKQRTNKERPVSSSSSEEDTGEVSTSEDAVYSEKLSPPRFDLTSNSVRDGYAKLNTSSEKPINKVGSSSSSKMTTTMGLLRKEAKVSRSSVSGSTGDVDSEAVEGSNGPTFKDFGGINEVLGELMTNVLFPLLNPPPFKKMGVKPPSGILFHGPPGCGKTKLANAIANEAGVPFYQISATEVVSSVFGGSEENIRELFSKAYRTAPSIVFIDEIDAIGSKRENQQREAEKRIVTQLLTCMDGPRNKGDDNSAGYVVVIGATNRPDALDPALRRSGRFECEIALRAPDEDARAEILSVVVRRLRLEGSIDLRRIARLTPGFVGADLEGVANMAGRIGIKRVMDSRQCQLSGDGDGDGLDDKSWLRQPWSEEDLEQLFVRMSDFEEAVKLAQGSLTREGFSIVPNVTWDDVGGLDHLRRELNKYIVRPIKHPEVYKGFGEKLETGFLLYGPPGCGKTLIAKAVANEAGVNFIYIKGPEILNKYVGESELAIRTLFQRARTCAPCILFFDEMDAMTTSRGREGSWVVGRLLNQFLTELDGGEERRDVYVIGATNRPDVIDAALLRPGRFGNRVYVPLPTADERASILKAIGKKKPIDPSVDLDAIAKMNCDGFSGADLANLMDKAIHLAVEEKFRSIESSEGDGVIDSSECVIKVTHIQQAVSLVSPSVSKQQIKHYEELRDKLQRSG, from the exons ATGGCAATGAGGGGTCTTAGCGGAGGAATTAATATGGGACGTCTGAGTCGAATGATGGATTCTTGCAGCAAGGATTTAACCACAGCTGAAGATATCGTTGATCATCTCCGCTCCACCACCCGTGAGTATGAGAGGTCGAAAAAGAATGCGCTTCTAATCAACGTCAGAAAAATCCTTAAATCCAAGCGcctcaaagaagaagaagaagaagaagaagatgacaacAGTGGCGACCAGGGCAAGAGGAAGAAACAGAGGACAAACAAGGAGCGGCcagtgtcttcttcttcttctgaagaAGACACTGGTGAAGTCTCCACTTCTGAGGACGCCGTATACAGCGAGAAGTTGAGTCCGCCGCGGTTTGATTTGACCAGTAACAGCGTAAGAGATGGCTACGCTAAGCTGAACACCTCCTCCGAGAAACCAATCAACAAAGTTGGtagtagcagcagcagcaagaTGACTACTACCATGGGGTTGTTGAGAAAGGAGGCTAAGGTCTCTCGCTCCTCCGTGAGTGGGAGTACTGGTGATGTCGATTCGGAAGCTGTCGAGGGGAGTAACGGACCTACTTTTAAAGATTTTGGTGGGATAAACGAAGTGTTGGGTGAACTGATGACTAATGTTCTGTTCCCGCTTCTCAATCCTCCACCGTTTAAGAAGATGGGAGTGAAGCCGCCGAGCGGGATCCTGTTCCACGGACCACCTGGCTGTGGAAAGACCAAGCTGGCTAATGCTATAGCCAATGAAGCTGGTGTTCCCTTTTATCAGATCTCAGCCACCGAAGTGGTCTCTAGTGTTTTTG gtgGTTCTGAAGAGAACATTAGAGAGCTCTTCTCTAAAGCATATAGGACTGCGCCTTCCATTGTGTTTATAGACGAGATCGATGCGATTGGTTCAAAGAGGGAAAACCAGCAAAGGGAGGCGGAGAAGCGGATCGTGACGCAGTTATTGACTTGTATGGATGGGCCTCGTAACAAGGGCGATGATAATAGTGCTGGTTACGTCGTTGTCATTGGAGCTACTAATAGGCCTGATGCTCTTGATCCTGCCCTGAGGAGAAGCGGGCGGTTTGAGTGTGAGATTGCTCTGAGAGCTCCAGACGAAGATGCTAGGGCTGAGATACTCTCTGTTGTGGTCCGAAGACTTAGACTAGAAGGTTCCATTGACTTGAGAAGGATAGCTCGTTTGACGCCTGGTTTCGTCGGAGCTGATTTGGAAGGTGTGGCTAACATGGCTGGCAGAATAGGCATCAAGAGAGTTATGGATTCAAGACAATGTCAACTCTCTGGGGATGGGGATGGGGATGGCCTAGATGATAAATCTTGGCTGAGGCAGCCCTGGTCGGAAGAGGATTTGGAACAGCTCTTTGTCAGAATGTCTGATTTTGAG GAAGCAGTGAAGTTAGCTCAGGGATCTTTAACTAGAGAAGGATTCTCTATCGTGCCTAATGTCACGTGGGACGATGTTGGTGGACTTGACCATCTACGGCGTGAACTCAACAAATACATAGTCAGACCCATCAAACATCCTGAGGTTTACAAG ggttttggagaGAAGTTAGAGACAGGTTTCTTGCTCTATGGACCACCGGGTTGTGGAAAGACTTTGATTGCAAAGGCAGTTGCAAACGAGGCAGGAGTTAATTTCATATACATTAAG GGTCCAGAAATTCTAAATAAATACGTTGGAGAAAGCGAGCTTGCTATTCGGACGCTGTTTCAACGCGCCAGGACATGCGCGCCATGTATTCtcttctttgatgag ATGGATGCTATGACAACAAGTCGTGGCAGAGAAGGTTCATGGGTCGTTGGAAGACTTTTGAACCAG TTTCTTACTGAGCTGGACGGTGGTGAAGAGAGGCGTGATGTATACGTAATCGGAGCTACAAACAGGCCAGATGTGATTGATGCAGCATTACTGAGACCTGGTAGGTTTGGGAATCGTGTGTACGTACCTCTTCCTACTGCAGATGAGCGTGCTTCAATTCTAAAAGCTATCGGAAAGAAGAAACCCATAGATCCTAGTGTTGACCTGGATGCCATTGCAAAAATGAACTGTGATGGTTTCAGCGGAGCTGATCTCGCTAACCtg ATGGACAAAGCTATACACCTGGCAGTAGAGGAGAAATTCAGGTCCATTGAATCGTCTGAAGGTGATGGTGTTATTGATTCAAGTGAGTGTGTCATCAAGGTGACTCATATTCAGCAAGCCGTCTCCTTGGTTTCGCCGTCTGTGAGCAAACAGCAAATAAAACACTACGAGGAGCTACGAGATAAGCTACAAAGAAGCGGATGA
- the LOC108861959 gene encoding 3-ketoacyl-CoA synthase 18-like, protein MANVKLIYHFLITHFFKLCLLPLIALVATTKASTLTQEDFQNLWLHLQHNLLTLTILFAVFTFVSTVYFLTRPRPVYLVDYSCHLPPPHQKITVQTIRNNIKKNLEINPSLRLLGEDSSLDFFYRVLERSGLGEETYIPNALHSVPPLQTMAAAREETEQVIFDAIDNLLANTKVNTRDIGIIILNSSTFNPTPSLSAMVVNKYKLRSNIKSINLGGMGCSAGVIAIDLAKDLLQVHKNTYALVVSTENISRNAYVGDNKSMIVANCLFRLGGAAVLLSNKSEDRRRSKYKLLHTVRTHTGADDKSFRCVQQEDDEKGKTGVSLTKDITSVAGRTITKNIATLGPLVLPLSEKLLFFKTYIHKKYFDDKIKHYVPDFKRAIDHFCIHPGGRALIDELEKNLGLSPVDVEPSRSTLHRFGNTSSSSIWYELAYTEAKGRMKRGNKAWQIALGSGFKCNSAVWVALRNVNPSVNSPWEHCIDKYPVKLDL, encoded by the coding sequence ATGGCTAACGTAAAGCTTATTTACCATTTCCTCATAACCCACTTTTTCAAGCTCTGCCTGCTCCCATTAATAGCACTTGTGGCCACCACTAAAGCATCAACCCTAACACAAGAAGATTTCCAAAATCTATGGCTCCATCTCCAACACAACCTCCTAACCCTAACCATTCTCTTTGCGGTTTTCACATTCGTGTCAACCGTCTACTTCTTGACCCGACCTAGACCTGTCTACCTCGTTGACTACTCCTGCCATCTTCCTCCTCCGCATCAAAAGATCACGGTCCAAACGATCagaaataatatcaaaaaaaatctagaaataAATCCTTCTCTTAGATTACTGGGAGAGGACTCGTCTTTGGACTTCTTTTATAGGGTTCTAGAACGTTCAGGTCTTGGGGAAGAGACCTACATTCCAAACGCACTTCATAGCGTCCCACCTCTCCAGACAATGGCCGCTGCACGTGAGGAGACAGAACAAGTCATCTTCGACGCCATCGACAATCTCTTAGCCAACACTAAAGTCAACACGCGCGACATCGGTATAATCATCCTCAACTCAAGCACGTTTAACCCGACTCCTTCGCTCTCAGCGATGGTTGTGAACAAGTACAAGCTTAGGAGCAACATCAAGAGCATCAACCTCGGCGGCATGGGCTGCAGCGCGGGCGTCATTGCCATCGATCTCGCTAAGGACTTGTTGCAAGTTCATAAGAACACTTACGCTCTTGTTGTGAGCACGGAGAATATCAGCCGCAACGCGTACGTGGGAGACAACAAATCTATGATCGTCGCCAACTGTTTGTTTCGTCTCGGTGGGGCCGCGGTCTTGCTCTCCAACAAGTCCGAAGACAGGAGACGTTCCAAGTACAAACTGCTCCACACGGTTCGGACACACACCGGAGCGGACGACAAATCTTTTAGATGTGTGCAGCAAGAAGATGATGAGAAGGGCAAAACCGGAGTCTCGTTGACCAAAGATATAACCTCTGTTGCTGGGAGAACCATTACCAAAAACATAGCCACTTTGGGTCCGTTGGTTCTTCCCTTGAGCGAGAAGCTCCTCTTTTTCAAGACTTATATTCACAAGAAGTACTTTGACGACAAGATTAAACACTATGTCCCGGATTTTAAGCGTGCCATTGATCATTTCTGCATCCATCCGGGTGGGAGAGCTCTGATCGATGAGCTTGAGAAGAACCTGGGGCTATCTCCGGTTGACGTGGAGCCATCCAGGTCGACATTGCATAGGTTTGGTAATACTTCTTCGAGCTCTATTTGGTATGAGTTAGCTTATACGGAAGCTAAAGGTAGGATGAAGAGAGGGAACAAAGCTTGGCAGATTGCTTTAGGTTCAGGTTTTAAGTGTAACAGTGCGGTGTGGGTGGCTTTACGCAATGTCAACCCTTCGGTTAATAGTCCTTGGGAACATTGCATTGACAAATACCCTGTTAAGCTTGATCTTTGA